A window of Populus trichocarpa isolate Nisqually-1 chromosome 17, P.trichocarpa_v4.1, whole genome shotgun sequence genomic DNA:
atgccACATTCCTCATTTGTAGACGAAGATACGTAGCATAAACCAAATATTCCTGCTTCATTCGACAAAAGGGTATTCAAGTGAGTGAGTGAAgcattggaaaaaaataaaaaacaccagaTGCTCCAATCATGGGGGCGAAGGATAGGAGTTGAATAATTGATGATTGTCACTGTAACAACACTTTTCaatccaataataatttaataattttatttattatttgaggttttaataattttatttattatttgaagttttaagaataattttatattattttataatattttttaggtaaaagTTCTTTGAATAGATTTGAAAtatcttgtatttaatttttattaattagaataaaaataatgaaatttgaaCTCATGATCATTtgtaccatattaaaaaaatttctcaacttaataatttaaactattaactGGGATtctaagaataattttaaaatttattttttacattagcatgtcaaaaagataaaaaaacaattaaaaataattaatttttttaaaataacctttaaacaaacaatattttaactCCACTACCAAACACCGTTCAAAATATAACCGCGACCATAATGTCCTGTAAAAGCAGCTCTTCAAGTTTGGCTCCATTTATCCACCCTTTGGTTGTCAAAATTGAATAATTGTAGCGATGATGGAGGAGGATGAGACAGCATGGACCCTTAATTTGGGAGTTTCAACTCATGATTGATTCAACAAGGAGCTTATCTAATTATCCATCTTTTAGTTCTCAAAGTTGAATAATTGTAGTGATGATGGAGGAGGATGAGACAACATGTACCCTCAATTTGAATCCAACTaggaattaatttatataatctaGGAGTTTCATTtggtgattaaaaaaacatgttttcatttttaacttttgagtttaaaatcttaaatcCAGCACTCAAAAGAGCTTATTAAATCTTTTATAAgagatgtgttttttatttttataaaaaaaatcgtaCAGAAAAGAAGATTTAATTGGTATATAAATCTATCTAAGGAGGCCTTTTatcattgaagaaaaataaaaaagaaaaagaagaagcttgtgtctaaaaaaatgtttggaaATGCGGGACaattcgtgtttttaaaaaatttaaaattttatttttttgttaaaagttaatttttttaatgttttggatcgttttgatacgttgatcttaaaaataattttttaaaaaataaaaaatatcattttgatgcatttcagaatgaaaaattgaaaagcactttgaattcaaaattcaaaaatgatTCAAAGTTTGGAAATGTGTTTGGAAATGCTGGACaacccgtgtttttaaaaaattcaaatattattttttttatgttttggatcgtttgatatgctgatctcaaaaataatttttaaaatataaaaaaagtattattttgatgtatttcaaaataaaaaatattttgaaaagcaactacaaCTACACTtctaaacatgatttaaatatttaaaaattatttaacttgcACATGTTGATTCACTGGCTCCCTTGGAATTTCAAATTTCAcaatttaatttagataaatGGGATTTATAAGTAATTAAcatccaaaacaaagaaaaaaccagGAAATCTATGTGGTTAAATGGCAATTTCTCAATATTAGTTTGCTCtaataatttgatcaaattttcGAAGTTTATGCAAGACCCGTTcagaaaaaagaatattagGCCAGTCTATTCCTAATATCATGCCCATCCATAATTGTTAAACGAAGGCTGAGAAATTTGTGACCCAAGCGGTTTTAATCtgtactagaaaaaatattaatctctgCAAACTCCATTAACTCGACGGATGGACCTATAAATTATTAACTGTGATAAGTCTATTCAAGATTTCAAGtcaacatcaaaaataatatttttttaataaaaaaataatcaatatgaGTTAATTAAATGACTCATAAATTAACCTAACAACTCAATGATGGCGTAATCATACACCTAGAATATATTAGTGTTTGAGATGATGGGTAAagagttactttttaaaatattttttattaaaataatatattttttaaaactttatttttaaaattatcatattaaaataatttaaaaatattaaaaaataatttttttaaaaaattaaaaatcttataaaacaaCAATGTAACTGCTGCCCTTGACCATAAAGCTATAATTCAGAGCctgttaatttttgaatttcaaaaatatttttgaaaaaagttaattttttactttaaattaatttttttgatatttttaaattattttgatataataatattaaaaataatatttttgaaaatattattttaaataaaaaaaaatatttaaaaacaactgCTATAATAAATACTCTTCACTCATTCAAGTAGTATCATTTGAAAGGCTGAATGACGCACAATACGTGGCAATTGGCAATAAAACgcgcacacaaaaaaaaaagaaaaaaagaaagaaaaaagaaagcaaagacACCGTACCATGCTTCGAAAATAATAATGCTTACgagaataaagaaaacaacctaaaaaatcCCATCACACAAACATTATAATGTTGACGGACCAAACCATAAGGCCACTTAATTAAAGCTGCTGGCAAAAGTCCCCCAAGAAACACATCATCCCCTCACCTCTCCTCACAAGGACACGTGTGTTTGTCCAAATTTAACATCACCATCACTGTCACAGTCACAGACACAATCTCCAtcttcctctccctctcccccGTTTAAAACTCCTCCTACCGTCCTACGTCTATAGTCACACGTGCTTCCCTTCCTTTTTCCTCGCCGGAATTTCCTCCCCTTTCCCTCCCCCAAAAAACAAaccccttttcctttcctttgctCTCCTTTCACTATCTCCCCAGCCAAGCACCCCCTaacttaacttgtcaaatcagatttgattttttccacTGTTGGATTGTAACTGAATCTAAGTAGCAGTACTCTGGTTACTAGTTCgactttgttattttaatgGGGGCGGTGACATCGACGATGGCGGCGAAGTTCGCGTTTTTTCCGCCGAGTCCGCCGTCGTAtgagttggaggaggaggaggaggaggaggaggcggaggattGTGGAAAGAAGTTAAGGATGGTGATGGGGGTATCTGTACGtagtaacaacaacaataataatactaataggAAAAAAGTTGATGTGTTGAAGTTGGAGACGAAGAGAGGGAATCAGGTGGTGGCGGTGTATTTTAAGAATCCTGCGGCGTCGTTGACGGTGCTATACTCGCATGGAAATGCAGCTGATCTAGGACAGatgtatgatttgttttgtgaGCTCAGTTTGCATCTCCGTGTTAACTTGATGGGGTCAGTTCACTTGGTCAAAGctgataccttttttttttacaaaaataagaaatgcgAGCGTTGATTTTTGTTGAGTATTTATGCAGGTATGATTATAGCGGGTATGGACAGTCAACTGGAAAGGTACATTATtttgattagattttttttttttaaaaaaaactgcttTGGTTGGTGTCGTTGCGTTTGGTTACTGAGAGAATATAGGGAGAAGAGAaaatttgttcttgtttttatgGGATTGGTTTGGTCGCCGGGAAAAGGGGAGGAAATGAAATtttggaatttgattttttcttgttggTATTGACTTGTTTGGTTATTGAGAAAATGGTgggtagaaaataaaaaatcctcctttttcttgagagatttgtttttttggattgtttggcAGATGATGGAAAGAGATAAAATGGAAGGGAATGAAATTGGAgaattttatgggttttttttttttttttttttgaatcttgGTTTGAGAAGTTGGACAagtcatataaaatataatagtaaACCAAATTATTGTTTCCTCTTAGTTGATTGACAATTGTGGGACTGCCAAAATGACAGTCGGATTTAGTTGTTAAGGTTTCTTGAAGCTAAATGGggtcttggttttttttggaaatatttttaGTCTGGCGCTCTTTTGAAGACAGCTGAACTGTTTGTTGTGTCACTGTTCTTTTTGGACAGCCAACTGAGCAGAATACATATGCTGACATAGAAGCTGCATATAGGTGCCTCGAGGAGAAATATGGGgtgaaagaagaagatgttATCTTATATGGACAGTCAGTTGGGAGTGGACCCGCTTTAGATTTGGCAACACGGTTACCGAAGTTAAGGGCTGTGGTTCTTCACAGCCCTATTGCTTCTGGTCTTCGTGTAATGTATCCAGTGAAGAGAACTTATTGGTTCGACATATACAAGGTATTTTTCATCACTGAATGCTCTCTGCAGAGCTTTGATGTCTTGAGTATTTTTGCTATTCACAAGTTAACTGCATTTTAATGGTTTCTTGCTTTTTTATGGCACAGAACATCGATAAAATACCTTTGGTCAATTGTCCTGTACTGGTTATTCATGTGAGTATTTCTTTGCATTGAAAATGATGGCTAAATTCTGTGATATGTTTCTGATGTTTTAGCTTGCTGCTATAATGCTTCTTCACTCCATCCTCCTTTCCCATGACCACACTGGATGGGAAGTATCAGATGCATGGTTTGTCCACACAAGACAGAAATTATATTAAGTGAATAGCCTATAAATGCAATCATGAAGTGAAATTGTTTGTAATAACTTCCTGTTTACACCAAAAAATCTCACATTTGCTTATTCTGGATTACACTTGGGAAAGTTCTGTTGCCTAGATGATTTTATGATGCAATAATGAGTTTTAACTTTAGGATCAGAATTTCAGACTATTGTTCTGAGTGCTGCAATTTGTAGAAAAGATGTTCTGTTCTTTCTACATGTTTAATACCTTCTTTCCAATGATTGGGACTCAACTATCCTGTAATCAAATTGAACTATTCTACATGTTTAATACCTTCTTTCCAACGATTGTGATTGAACTATCCTGTAATCAACTTGAACTATAGCTCAGATTAAGTTTGAGCAAAAGATCCATGGAGCTGACTATATAGTTTAAGAATGGGTGAGGTAGGATTTATTTCAATCAAAGCAAGACTCACCATTCATTTAAACGTTTGAGTTTTCATGGCAAAAAATCATTAACTTATGAGAGAACGAAAGAAGCTGCAAGAGATATTGAGTTTAGAAGAATGCCATCATAATCTGTGAGTAAATCTAGGTCTTAATATCACCTTTAACcatcttaaattttaaagactAATCACCAGTTgtctaaacatgtttatttcttaaaattacaGTTTTCAGAATAGAAACATAATGTTTCTATCAGATAGTACACTCTATATTCCATCCTCTGGAGAATGCGGTGACACCGAAGGAGAATAATTTGCTTAAAGAAAGGACAATGAATACCGaaataaaggatgaaaaaaaaaaaacgatgaagAAATGCAGTAAGAAAAGTATCTGTTGAATGTCAAGAAGATGGATGAAGGTGACAAACTCTTTTGAAAGGTCCAAAAAACTGAGAATAATCGATTGAATGGAACTAGGAGATGCTGCTGTTTGTGTAGTGAATATAATGCAGGtgaggataaaaaagaaaagaaaagatgatacATAATATACTTTAAACTCATATGGTCTATGAACAAGGTACTTTAAGACCAGCACAGGCTCTGCTATATTATTTTGGTGTACAGTTTAAGTGGTTGTCTTATGAGATAAATGTGCATGTTAGTTTGATAGTTGACTAATGCCATCCACCATGATACGCAATTATACATAACTTGTCCACCATAATACGCAGAACTTGTCTCTTTCTTTGGATAATGAAACTGAAGGTTATACTGTATAAAAGTGTCATGGTTACTAGCATGCAACATTCtgtctaagttttttttcaagtttactCTCTGTTGAGCTGTTGCATTCCTTTGTGATTTCTGTCTCTTGCAGGGAACTGCTGATGATGTCGTGGATTGGTCCCATGGTAAGCAGCTTTGGGAGTGTTGTAAAGAGAAGTATGAACCATTATGGGTGAAGGGAGGGAATCATTGTGACTTGGAGCTTTTCCCGCAATACATCAAGCATCTCAAGAAGTTCATTTCGGCCATTGAGAAATCATCTCATCTGAGAAATGTTTCTGGGCCCATTGTGGATCGAACAGAGGATCATCGAAAGAGCACAGATTTTAGAGAGGCTTCTATATCAAGCATAGATCAGAGAGAGCGGTGTAGGTTAAGTGCTGAGCAAAATGAAAAGCCTAGGTTAAGCATAGACTGCAGAGAGAAATCAAGATGCAGCACTGATAGGAgagagaaatcaagaaaaagtaTGGATCGCCCTGAGAGAGATAGCAATGGTTCATACCAGCATGAGAAAGCGAGGAATAGCATTGATCGGTAAGCTAGCTAGGAGTTCCTGTTCCCCATTCATTGCatgcttttcttttgttcttttatccTTTGTGACCAACATGGCGGCATGCGCATGCGGTTCTGCTTTTTCTTCACTGATGATTGAATTCTTCTGGTGGCAGATTTGGGGGCATGATAAGATCTGTTGGTTTGTGCAATATTGATTGTTTCAAGCCCACAGCGACAGCCatctgaagaaaaagaaatgtcaaTACGCAGTTTAAGGTTGTAttttacttcaattatttatttggcTGACGGGGTTGTTTTGGTGATAGTCAAATTTTCCACATAAAAATAGGAAATTGATTAAActgataaattatatttttcccaCTTTTAACATATCTCCAAGTTTAGAAGCATCGCTCTGCTCAGCCCCCAATCCCCGTAGGATGCATTGCAATTTACTTTTGATGGACTGTGTTGCAGAAACTGGTCTAATCGTGCTGCCATTTAATATTGCATAGCTTTTCTGGTCATCGTTTAGTTTCTTCACAATATCTCCTTACAATCCTATTGAAAGAACTTTGAATCCTCCCCACAAAATGCTGACTTTCTTCAGTCTTCACTGGTGAGGGAATTCAAACTCTAACCATACACTCGGAGAAGGAAACTGCCATCTTTTTAGGGATAATCTGCTAGAATTGCCTATGATTTTCTGCACGTGATATGCGATCACAATTGTGAAAAAGGCAGAAAAGCTATGACAATGACGCAATGACGCCTTTAAGTTACTGAAGGATTCTCAAGTAAAACTGACTTTCTGAAACTTAAATGtgctattttttatctaatgatCTTTCCTTTTCGTGGTAGAATTTTGCCTCCATGTTTTTTACCCTTTTGTGATTTCCCACGGTATTCATGTTTTGTGATTTTGCAGTGCTATCTGTTACAAATCATTTTCCAAGTCATAGGTTTTTGCTTGTTCTGGTCAGGAGATTAAACTGCTATCAGAAAACTGCTGGTTCATCTGCTCGGCTGTTGCTACTGATAATAACTTTCTGAACTTGTCAAGTATTGTATCCTTTCCATCACTAGTTATGAATCGTTGTGCTGTTCAGggaaactttaattttttttcttaattaaataatttttcatttcgtAAAtagtaaatcaatttttaagataaaccctagcaaaatatatttaaaatgagATATAATTTAGTAAGAGATGGGAGATTACTTGGCTTGACTTCCTAGTCAGATGGGAATTTTCAGAAATTCTTTTTCATAATGAATTCTCAGAATTTTTTTCGATGCAGTATGCACTATCTAAGGATCCTCCTCCCCATTGCCGAATCAGATTTAGAAAATAAGTTGCAGACTTACTTTCAGTGCTTCTTGCAGCCATCTTCACATAAAAAGGGTCACAGTGAAATCTACAATATATGCAGCATGGCAACATCACAGTCAAATTGGCTTTGCTTCCCATTTagcatcaaataaaattaaattgaatttggaTGAAACCCAGAACCAGGggcatttttaaaagaaatccaGTCGAAGTCATAGCATTAGTTAATTATCTAGTACAGATAGCTTGAAGGTATTAAAtgttgggttgttgccattgcatgtggagcaaatggttggcaccaaccattgactattggcagccaccattgttgaatgagCTGGAGACGGTGGCCACCATTATTGAccaaagaacaagtggagctgccatggatgcctataaatagaggcatatgttagagagcaaaatgagagagttaagAGAGAGTGtgtagagccaaagatgtgagaaatgtaggagagagtgggctgccaaggcagccaacagtagctgccattgcagcactgaaaagagagaaatagagtgaggttgagagttgccaaagaggggatgattcctcctcctctattgttgtaaatcttgttctctccctatataatgcaatgacttctcccgtggatgtaggcggtttgccgaaccacgttaaatattgtgtcagtgtgctttacctcctatgagcaaatatcagtacatcaCCGGTCGAAATTCcctacaattggtatcagagctgatggTTTAAatgggtgtttgattttttgctcaaaaatgaaagttgtcaaaattgtgttttgaccataccactgtgtagaggaggcccagacgaagccactggtgaaaacgacgtcaaaatcggacgtcgaacatggccgcactctccatcactctccggcaaggcgtctgcccacgcgcgcagacgcgccccacgcgtcttcttcgcccggatgggctgacccgacccacatggctgacccggatatgaatgacgtcagcatgacataattgtgatgtcagcatgcacagtaggcatgccagggATGACATTAGCCTGATGTAAGTGTGATGTCatcatgcacagtaggcatgccatgtcagcagccACATCATCGACCAGTCAGCAGACACGTCAGCAACgtgggacccacctgccacatcatcagccgcgagccgagttgagccgagctGTTTTgaagccgagccgcgagccgagggacaggatccagtgtagctgatcctacgtgcaaccggatctgagattgaatctgagccGTTGATCaagccagaattgttttgatcaaatcttagccgtctgaagtacgatttggacgatttcagacttgtttccagctaatttgatcgttccggatgtaatggtacggtccgatcgttgagatttgagatcgaaagtggtggtggtgaattaacaaaagagattgctcgatcaggaggcatctgaaggtcatcatggtggtcgatggagatgaagaagaacatGTCACACATGTTTgcccaattacatgtgttgaactgctaagtgaggagaaattttaattgccttgagggaaggcaaaattgggacactcttggacacccgatcatgtggacgatttgaggtggagagtggaaattgatgaagaccaatcttgacgaatctaagaactggtagtctcgttagatgttgagaaatcaggtataaaaccgggataccccagatcacttgtaaaggaaagccgcaacaaagctagcaaatggttgtatatacgaaaAGACAGTACGGTGGATAGATACgttctaagaagttctgtctaggagattgggttttaagcgggaccagtgtgacccctccaaatctttcctgggaacttgcttagttgaaggatcatccacacagtactatttttgtatatgtaacagtttgtaatgaaactgttgaagactagcaagatgacggcacaaaggaacagttgggttctgtatgttcaaggatctgatggagtggtgatttctccaaagaagttagattcggtgactgtaatttctcgaagggataattaatgaagaccctgataatggaagagaaatacaacaAGGGATAAAGATtgacaccctattttgacttggataaatgttgtgacaggatgagctgctgtcaaacataaaagcaaagaatatggagaaatctggagaaccgaAATTGTACGagagcacacggagattgtgcaggagtacccaaaggatccaacgaggtactgtaatgagacaacagatgcaaggagaagaagagttcccagatgaagctcagagcagagactgtgtgaaaaaaaaaagttgtacaacaggaagtctcttgtgctcttgataaAGGCAACAAGCgaggacctttccaatgcatgcaaggatggaaagatgagCTGTTGCAGAAGCACCTAATTAAGGGGGTGCGACCGCCGATGAAAGGCGaaaacaccaaagagagttggtgtgggtggagctatcaagcagaaaggcatagaagctccaaacatagaaaatgagATGGAAGATTGCGAAGAGTGCACcgcaactctctctttctatgtgatcagtggcagtgatctctcccaagtccacatggtggtagagaatcttGGAGCCACTGGAGACATCCCCGATGAAGGAGGATGTGACCGCTTCATGACGgacggagacacctcaggcagaaggtgtgtgggccataaAACAAGCCCAAGTACAAACCGCCACATGACGatgagcggagacacctcaggcagaaggtgtgtgggccatgaaACTAGCCCAAGTAGAAACCGCCGCATGACGACGAGCAGAGACACCTCAGGCAaaaaggtgtgtgggccatgaaAGGAGCCCAAGTACAGACCGCCTCATGATGACAGacggagacacctcggatgaAAGGTGTGAGGATCATGATAGGAGTCCAAATTCAGActgtctcatgacgacaggcagagacacctcggatggaaggtgtgaggaccatgacaTGAGTCTAAGAtaagaccgtctcatgacgataGGCAGAGACACCTCAGACAGAAGGTGTGcagaccatgatatgagtccaagatcagaccgtctcatgacgacaggcggagacacctcaggagaaggtgtgaggaccatgatatgagtccaagttcagaccgtctcatgacgacaggcggagacacctcggatggaaggtgtgaggatcatgatatgagtccaagttcagaccgtctcatgacgacaggcggagacacctcggatggaaggtgtgaggatcatgatatgagtccaagttcagaccgtctcatgacgacatgcggagacacctcggatggaaagtgtgaggaccatgatatgagtccaagtttagaccgtctcatgacgacaggcagagacacctcaggagaaggtgtgagggccatgataggagcccagTTCAGAATGCCCCAGAGCCGatgtgatggctggatataagtggacaagtgtatagccaatgaagaggctatgatgagtatggagacaaatgcaggatttattttcatggatattgcccccatgctaaagatcaatgagctagaagacatttgccttagacaataagtggatggcttgtggagcattaagacgcgactgctatgaaggagcagagggcatgcgcaggttccgggaacaagttgactcttgtcaaggtggtgagctcagtaatgacattgtaatactcagagtatgaagatagagatggatcaacctttaatgggctgtccCCATGGTTAAAAGGGAGAGCCacctggactcttgagactaagagcgggagactcgcggagaagtaaggcgtggttcctagggaggAACAaagggcagacgcaactccgggatgagtagactcttggaagagtggtgagctcgtgatcacattaaaatactcaatgactgtcgcacttggaaatatccgtttgagggggtgttgtaagccttggtgtaaggcttgataaatcattccGGGCCAAGCATGGTTGATATGCTTGAAGGGGGATGTTGttccagagacaagcgttaaacactcttcagatgagatatgacaaaccatctggttgaagtgatcctttggagtgagcaaaggggtgcttggatgactctggtgattaaaaggtttggcaagtacctgaaaacttggccaaagacgctctcagaatgataagcttggaagagctgcagaatgcaagcatgtgctgaagaagcaagaagacaattgcccacatgaatggcaaagggggtgattgttgggttgttgccattgcatgtg
This region includes:
- the LOC18107373 gene encoding uncharacterized protein LOC18107373 isoform X1; protein product: MGAVTSTMAAKFAFFPPSPPSYELEEEEEEEEAEDCGKKLRMVMGVSVRSNNNNNNTNRKKVDVLKLETKRGNQVVAVYFKNPAASLTVLYSHGNAADLGQMYDLFCELSLHLRVNLMGYDYSGYGQSTGKPTEQNTYADIEAAYRCLEEKYGVKEEDVILYGQSVGSGPALDLATRLPKLRAVVLHSPIASGLRVMYPVKRTYWFDIYKNIDKIPLVNCPVLVIHGTADDVVDWSHGKQLWECCKEKYEPLWVKGGNHCDLELFPQYIKHLKKFISAIEKSSHLRNVSGPIVDRTEDHRKSTDFREASISSIDQRERCRLSAEQNEKPRLSIDCREKSRCSTDRREKSRKSMDRPERDSNGSYQHEKARNSIDRFGGMIRSVGLCNIDCFKPTATAI
- the LOC18107373 gene encoding uncharacterized protein LOC18107373 isoform X2, producing MGAVTSTMAAKFAFFPPSPPSYELEEEEEEEEAEDCGKKLRMVMGVSVRSNNNNNNTNRKKVDVLKLETKRGNQVVAVYFKNPAASLTVLYSHGNAADLGQMYDLFCELSLHLRVNLMGYDYSGYGQSTGKPTEQNTYADIEAAYRCLEEKYGVKEEDVILYGQSVGSGPALDLATRLPKLRAVVLHSPIASGLRVMYPVKRTYWFDIYKGTADDVVDWSHGKQLWECCKEKYEPLWVKGGNHCDLELFPQYIKHLKKFISAIEKSSHLRNVSGPIVDRTEDHRKSTDFREASISSIDQRERCRLSAEQNEKPRLSIDCREKSRCSTDRREKSRKSMDRPERDSNGSYQHEKARNSIDRFGGMIRSVGLCNIDCFKPTATAI